In Nitratireductor sp. GISD-1A_MAKvit, a genomic segment contains:
- a CDS encoding 5'/3'-nucleotidase SurE, which translates to MRILISNDDGIEAPGIALAAQAASRLSDDVWVVAPDGKRTAAGPSLTVARPLTMRRLAERRYSCSGTPADCIVTSMGWLFKDGQKPDLVVAGVNDGRNVGEDLAYSGTLGVAREATFWGIPAIGFSRVKEANVREGDAAWLAHFIERLWQTRSEWAIEGHWLSVNLPADLPAPVTQPVIGRDKIARKAEVVRENGDETELIVPRGREHASRKGDENSLIAEGFATMNRLNWFGETQLPGAFMEGLRAATK; encoded by the coding sequence ATGCGCATTCTGATTTCCAATGACGACGGCATCGAAGCTCCCGGCATTGCACTGGCAGCACAGGCGGCATCCCGCCTGAGCGACGATGTCTGGGTGGTCGCGCCCGATGGCAAGCGCACGGCGGCCGGCCCGTCGCTCACCGTTGCGCGTCCGCTCACAATGCGCCGTCTCGCAGAGCGCCGCTATTCCTGCTCGGGCACTCCGGCAGACTGCATCGTCACCTCCATGGGCTGGCTTTTCAAGGATGGTCAGAAGCCCGATCTCGTGGTCGCGGGTGTCAATGACGGGCGCAATGTGGGTGAAGATCTCGCCTATTCCGGCACGCTTGGCGTTGCCCGCGAGGCCACCTTCTGGGGCATCCCTGCCATCGGTTTCTCCCGTGTGAAAGAGGCAAACGTGCGGGAAGGGGATGCAGCCTGGCTGGCGCATTTCATCGAGCGCTTGTGGCAGACCCGCAGCGAATGGGCAATCGAAGGGCACTGGCTGAGTGTGAACCTCCCGGCTGATCTGCCGGCGCCCGTCACCCAGCCTGTCATCGGTCGCGACAAGATTGCCCGCAAGGCCGAGGTCGTCCGGGAAAATGGCGACGAGACCGAGCTCATCGTTCCTCGCGGTCGCGAACATGCGAGCCGCAAGGGTGATGAAAACAGTCTCATCGCTGAAGGTTTTGCGACGATGAACCGGCTCAACTGGTTTGGCGAAACCCAGCTTCCCGGTGCCTTCATGGAAGGTTTGAGAGCGGCGACGAAATAG
- a CDS encoding ABC transporter ATP-binding protein yields MAGLSIKNVTKTFGEAKALDNVSIDVADGEFLAVLGPSGCGKTTLLRMIAGFENVTGGNIYIGDREVSSAEANIPPEKRRVGIVFQNYALWPHMTVSENIGYALKVARVSKAEREERVKNALALVNMEQYGDRRPANLSGGQRQRVALARCLVAEPRLVLFDEPLANLDVHLRASMEDEFADFHKRTGTTILYITHDQAEAMALADRIAVMDHGRLMQLATPRELYHEPANEMVASFISQGMVLPANVETAEADGQCRVTVLGQELIVRCRKGEKPRKDARICCRASQIQSVGASQPGFEGTITRAVYRGGSARIEFEPEAAPHLGLHFDQPDPVTFEAGQRARLAITSGWLIPADGAA; encoded by the coding sequence ATGGCGGGACTGAGCATTAAGAACGTCACCAAAACCTTTGGCGAGGCCAAGGCCCTCGACAATGTTTCCATCGATGTCGCGGATGGCGAGTTCCTCGCTGTTCTCGGACCCTCGGGATGCGGCAAGACCACGCTTTTGCGCATGATTGCCGGCTTTGAGAATGTCACCGGGGGCAATATCTACATTGGCGACCGCGAGGTTTCATCGGCAGAGGCGAACATCCCGCCGGAAAAACGCCGCGTCGGCATCGTGTTCCAGAACTATGCGCTGTGGCCGCACATGACGGTGTCGGAAAACATCGGCTATGCGCTCAAGGTGGCGCGCGTTTCAAAAGCCGAGCGTGAAGAGCGCGTGAAAAACGCCCTCGCGCTCGTCAACATGGAGCAGTATGGCGACCGTCGTCCGGCCAATCTGTCAGGCGGTCAGCGGCAGCGCGTGGCGCTGGCACGGTGTCTCGTGGCGGAGCCGCGGCTCGTGCTGTTCGACGAACCGCTGGCCAATCTCGACGTGCATCTGCGCGCTTCGATGGAAGACGAATTCGCTGACTTCCACAAGCGCACGGGCACGACCATTCTCTACATCACCCACGACCAGGCCGAGGCCATGGCGCTGGCAGATCGCATTGCGGTCATGGATCACGGTCGCCTCATGCAGCTTGCCACGCCGCGCGAGCTCTATCATGAGCCGGCCAACGAGATGGTCGCTTCATTCATCTCGCAGGGCATGGTCCTGCCGGCCAATGTCGAAACGGCGGAAGCCGATGGCCAGTGCCGCGTCACCGTTCTGGGGCAGGAGCTGATCGTTCGCTGTCGCAAGGGCGAGAAACCCCGCAAGGATGCGCGCATCTGCTGCCGTGCTTCACAGATCCAGTCTGTTGGCGCCAGCCAACCGGGCTTCGAGGGCACCATCACGCGGGCGGTTTATCGCGGCGGTTCGGCGCGCATCGAGTTCGAGCCCGAGGCGGCTCCGCATCTCGGTCTGCATTTCGATCAGCCCGACCCGGTAACCTTTGAGGCGGGACAGCGGGCAAGGCTTGCGATCACTTCGGGCTGGCTCATTCCCGCCGACGGGGCTGCCTGA
- a CDS encoding MBL fold metallo-hydrolase, whose product MLQVDLQGGFGEKGRTSVVVSDGNTCVMLDAGIKVGATGDEYYPVLARPIGEIDALFISHAHEDHIGALCHLLRQGYTGPIYMTEETRTEMPATLAQYADPADLADFSPLVEQIRLFRPGEALTVGALSVATGASGHVVGGVWFSVEAAGQRVVYSADIVPESAVFPMQPLPVCDLLILDASYGADPIPGAERAGQIGEWVVGYADGCLLPTPLSGRSLELIAAINVPFAIEAGMREALSAQIHAPDAVHKDRVAILSQRLKSARDWTVDEPLPSCPLLVHDGMGVAGPSRPALEAAEKSGFPILLSGHLPAGSPGARLVDEGKAAWIRMPTHPTLPENIALWEAAGRPRLIGHSCDAAALEALRQHIPALMAGARTGDTHQIDEETTHAHSDFQ is encoded by the coding sequence ATGCTGCAGGTCGATCTTCAGGGCGGTTTCGGTGAGAAAGGGCGCACCAGTGTTGTCGTCAGCGACGGCAACACATGTGTCATGCTTGATGCCGGCATAAAGGTGGGCGCGACAGGGGATGAATATTATCCTGTGCTCGCCCGCCCGATTGGCGAGATCGACGCCCTTTTCATTTCCCACGCTCATGAAGATCACATCGGTGCGCTGTGCCACCTGCTGCGGCAGGGATATACCGGCCCGATATACATGACCGAGGAAACGCGCACGGAGATGCCTGCAACGCTCGCACAATATGCGGACCCGGCAGATCTTGCGGATTTCTCTCCGCTTGTAGAGCAGATCCGCCTGTTCCGACCAGGTGAAGCGTTGACCGTCGGCGCACTGAGCGTGGCGACCGGTGCCTCCGGCCATGTGGTCGGTGGCGTCTGGTTTTCGGTTGAGGCGGCGGGACAGCGCGTTGTCTACAGCGCCGACATCGTGCCCGAGAGTGCGGTGTTCCCCATGCAGCCATTGCCTGTCTGCGACCTGCTCATTCTCGATGCGTCCTACGGCGCCGACCCCATCCCGGGGGCGGAGCGTGCCGGGCAGATTGGAGAATGGGTTGTAGGATATGCCGATGGCTGTCTCCTTCCCACACCGCTTTCGGGCCGCTCACTCGAACTGATTGCGGCAATCAACGTGCCTTTTGCAATCGAGGCCGGCATGCGTGAGGCGCTGTCGGCGCAGATCCATGCGCCTGACGCCGTGCATAAGGATCGCGTGGCCATCCTTTCACAGCGGCTGAAGTCCGCGCGCGACTGGACTGTCGACGAACCCCTTCCGTCCTGTCCGCTGCTCGTCCATGACGGGATGGGCGTGGCAGGTCCTTCCCGCCCCGCGCTCGAAGCGGCGGAGAAGTCCGGCTTTCCCATTCTCCTGAGCGGGCATCTGCCGGCGGGCTCTCCCGGTGCGCGGCTTGTCGATGAGGGCAAGGCCGCCTGGATCCGCATGCCGACACATCCCACACTGCCCGAAAACATTGCCCTTTGGGAGGCGGCAGGCCGCCCGCGACTGATCGGCCATTCCTGCGACGCGGCCGCACTTGAAGCGCTGCGTCAGCACATCCCCGCTCTCATGGCCGGTGCCCGCACCGGCGACACACACCAGATTGATGAAGAGACGACACATGCGCATTCTGATTTCCAATGA